Proteins encoded in a region of the Kwoniella botswanensis chromosome 2, complete sequence genome:
- a CDS encoding 6-phosphofructokinase yields the protein MLSSKTIDSVVQDTISNPNYVVDQPQSQAMSPVPQDRDQEDIQTKDLEGIPEGLLDKAEGITVPTVREDGTKSPAARNKRQKNVAVLTSGGDSAGMNAAVRAVVRQSIARGCQAYIIREGWEGLVRGNATDPTPFTTPRRTPSASANQSPVLQPTKSVSFSSLPPSKQMELEKATHELNAQAEEDLEKDRVHFTDPAGVAPLSNAPLSFGFGELLKDGAGEGDIEEMQAHGLQSMVIADDEDEKGKSLKGRYIVRVGWDDVRGWLGEGGTLIGSSRCPSFRERSGRLQAAHNLIKYGIDCLAVCGGDGSLTGADKLRGEWPSLMDELLATGKIDEEQRETYRHLNIVGLVGSIDNDMSMTDLTIGAPTALHRICESIDSIASTASSHSRAFVIEVMGRHCGWLALLAGVAMGADFIFIPESPPETDDWETEMCNLLQSHRKVGKRKSIVIVAEGALDRNLKPIKPDYVKDILVDRLGLDTRVTTLGHTQRGGRPCAYDRILPTLQGVQAVQALLEATPETPSYMIGTRENKIIKVPLLEAVAETQAVAKAIENRDFATAMSHRDSEFREMLQAFQISSSLAINEEAPKDKRLRIGIVHVGAPAGGMNAATRQAVRFCHNRGHTPVAIYNGFEGLLDDNVAELSWLRVDTWTTRGGSELGTNRTLPSIDLGSVAAGFQRHALDGLLVIGGFEAFHSLMILEQNRANYPSFQIPMVHLPATISNNVPMTDFSLGSDTSLNALVDACDAIRQSASASRNRVFVVETQGGMSGYLATMGALAVGAVLVYTPEDGISLKLLQEDVEFLTKRYSLDAKGKSEGRLVIKSEKSSSIYTTEVLTKIFKEEGKELFDARSASLGHTMQGGTPSPMDRTRAARLALRCMQFLEQHAVPNSQTSSITHRGGSGAKHKKPSYSTETATMIAIRGSKIVYATMEEVLKHTDMKLRRGKDEWWSDIKRLAEIMGGRQGLISS from the exons ATGTTATCAAGCAAGACCATCGACTCAGTCGTCCAAGATACTATCTCCAACCCAAACTACGTCGTAGATCAACCACAATCGCAAGCTATGTCACCCGTCCCTCAGGACCGAGACCAAGAAGATATCCAGACAAAGGACCTTGAGGGTATTCCCGAGGGTCTGCTAGACAAAGCTGAAGGTATAACGGTACCTACTGTACGGGAAGATGGTACGAAGTCACCAGCTGCGAGAAATAAGAGACAAAAGAATGTAGCGGTGTTGACGAGTGGGGGTGATAGTGCTGGTATGAATGCTGCTG TCCGTGCTGTGGTCAGACAGTCTATCGCTAGGGGATGTCAGGCCTACATCATCCGAGAAGGGTGGGAAGGACTTGTCCGAGGTAACGCAACTGATCCTACACCATTCACAACACCTCGACGAACACCCTCAGCATCCGCAAATCAATCACCAGTCTTACAACCCACCAAGAGCGTCTCATTCTCTTCGTTACCACCTTCGAAACAGATGGAATTGGAAAAAGCCACGCATGAATTGAACGCACAGGCCGAAGAAGATCTGGAGAAGGACAGAGTCCACTTTACCGATCCGGCTGGTGTTGCCCCCTTATCCAACGCACCGTTGAGTTTCGGATTCGGAGAGCTGCTCAAGGATGGTGCGGGAGAGGGAGATATCGAGGAGATGCAGGCTCACGGATTACAATCTATGGTAATTGccgatgatgaggatgagaaaggtaAATCCCTAAAAGGGAGATATATAGTTAGAgttggatgggatgatgtgagaGGTTGGTTGGGTGAGGGTGGTACGCTTATTGGTAGTTCCAGATGTCCTTCTT TTAGGGAAAGATCAGGAAGACTTCAAGCTGCCCACAACTTGATCAAGTACGGTATCGACTGTCTTGCCGTATGTGGGGGTGATGGTTCTTTGACTGGTGCAGACAAGTTGAGAGGGGAATGGCCAAGTCTAATGGACGAACTCCTTGCTACCG GCAAAATCGATGAGGAGCAAAGAGAGACTTATAGACATTTGAACATTGTTGGTCTTGTCGGTTCTATCGA TAACGACATGTCCATGACCGATCTCACTATCGGTGCGCCAACCGCTCTACACCGAATCTGTGAATCTATCGATTCTATCGCATCTACCGCATCGTCCCATTCTCGAGCATTCGTCATCGAAGTCATGGGTAGACATTGTGGATGGCTGGCTCTACTTGCGGGAGTAGCGATGGGAGCagatttcatcttcatccctgaATCCCCACCCGAAACCGATGATTGGGAGACTGAGATGTGCAACTTACTTCAATCTCACCGAAAAGTCGGTAAAAGGAAGTCTATCGTCATTGTCGCAGAAGGTGCTCTGGACAGGAACCTCAAACCTATTAAGCCTGATTACGTCAAGGATATCCTTGTTGATAGATTAGGATTGGATACGAGAGTCACTACTTTGGGTCACACTCAACGAGGTGGAAGACCCTGTGCTTATGATAGAATCTTG CCTACCCTCCAAGGTGTACAAGCCGTCCAAGCTCTTCTCGAAGCTACACCCGAAACTCCCTCGTATATGATCGGTACCCGAGAAaacaagatcatcaaagtACCTCTTCTTGAAGCTGTCGCCGAG ACTCAAGCTGTTGCCAAAGCCATTGAGAACCGAGACTTCGCGACAGCCATGAGCCACCGAGACTCCGAGTTCCGAGAGATGTTACAAGCCTTCCAGATCAGTTCGTCACTTGCAATCAACGAAGAGGCACCCAAAGACAAGCGACTCCGAATCGGTATTGTACATGTCGGTGCCCCAGCGGGAGGTATGAATGCCGCTACCCGACAAGCTGTTCGATTCTGTCACAATCGAGGTCATACCCCTGTCGCCATCTACAACGGGTTCGAAGGTCTACTAGACGATAACGTCGCTGAACTCTCTTGGCTCAGAGTGGACACCTGGACTACTCGAGGTGGATCAGAATTAGGAACTAACAGAACATTACCAAGTATCGATCTTGGTAGTGTCGCTGCAGGGTTCCAGAGACATGCTTTGGACGGTTTATTGGTTATTGGTGGATTCGAAGCTTTCCATTCGCTCATGATCCTCGAACAGAACCGTGCCAATTACCCAAGTTTCCAAATCCCCATGGTCCACCTACCAGCAACTATCTCGAACAACGTACCAATGACGGACTTCTCTCTGGGTAGTGATACCTCCCTGAACGCCCTGGTGGACGCCTGTGATGCCATCAGACAGTCCGCTTCGGCAAGTAGGAACAGAGTGTTCGTAGTGGAGACTCAAGGTGGAATGAGTGGTTACCTAGCTACTATGGGTGCTTTGGCT GTCGGTGCTGTACTGGTCTACACTCCCGAAGATGGTATCTCACTCAAACTCCTCCAAGAGGATGTGGAGTTCCTGACTAAGAGGTACTCATTAGATGCCAAGGGTAAGAGTGAAGGTCGACTGGTAATCAA ATCCgaaaaatcatcttccatctatACCACCGAAGTTCTTACCAAGAtcttcaaagaagaaggtaaagagcTGTTCGACGCTCGATCCGCCTCATTAGGTCATACGATGCAGGGTggtacaccttcaccaaTGGATCGTACTCGAGCTGCAAGATTGGCTTTGAGGTGTATGCAGTTCCTCGAACAACATGCTGTGCCTAATTCTCAAACTTCGTCTATAACCCACCGAGGAGGTAGTGGAGCGAAACATAAGAAACCTTCTTACTCTACCGAAACCGCTACGATGATTGCGATCCGAGGAAGTAAGATTGTATATGCTACGATGGAAGAGGTTCTGAAACATACGGATATGAAATTGAGaagaggtaaagatgaatGGTGGTCTGATATCAAGAGATTGGCTGAGATTATGGGTGGTAGACAGGGATTGATCTCTTCATAG